A segment of the Phoenix dactylifera cultivar Barhee BC4 chromosome 15, palm_55x_up_171113_PBpolish2nd_filt_p, whole genome shotgun sequence genome:
CGCGTCGCCCTTGTGCGGGTCCACGATGTAGGTAACGGCGTCGCCCTCAAGCCCCAGCACCCGCTTGGTGACGGTCTTCCGCGGGTTTTCCGGCGACCGGAGGAGCACCACGTCCCCGACGGCGACGGTGCCCCACCGGGCGGTGACCCGATCCACGGCGATGATGTCGCCGGTGAGGTTCATCGTGGGGAGCATGCTCGGCCCTCTCACCTACAAAACGGTGCGGAAGAGTCTATACACCGACTAACAAACTGTGTGGAAgacgagaaagagagagagagagagagagagagggtaggGTGCGCACGAGTGCGAGGCTAACGACGTAGGAGTTGATGACATGGGCGAAGCAGGCGGCCTTGACGACGAGGAGGGTGCGATCGACGGCCTCGGCAGAGATGTTCCGCCAGGGTACAGAACCGATACGCCGGGCAGCGCCGGCGAGCCAGGCGACGGCGCGGCTCCCCACAGCCATCACGCCTCACGGGTCAGCGGACAGAGACGCTGGGGTTTGCTTTATGCGGTGCTGCGTCATCTTATGCACGTGCCGTCCACGTGACCGACCGAGGGGACGGGATATACGGTATCTTCGCATGTAGAAATGTAGCCATACCCAACATCTTCTACGAGTTACGAGAACTCTACTCTACAGGCTGTGACCATCCGTCGCCCACCGTCTCAATGACGTGAGACAGAAAATCTTCCGGCACCGAGAAAAGAAGGCGAAAATGGGTCAacggaaaattaaaaaaatatctttgttggagttttcaaatgagagatAAAAAGTAGTATCttcataaaaataatttttttatatattttattaaaaaataatgaaaatatgaaaaaattatttttcattaattaggaattagagttttttttgttataaaaaaattatttttaagcaatcaaaatttatagataaaatctttctttttattaagggtataatagatattttacataagtttttcataaaaaatggatgcccaaccaaacataagtcactttgaaatatgttatttttttatgattaactaaaatattttaatgagaAAAAATTCTTCTCGTGAAACAAACTAGTCCTTCGTATAAATGATAAGTAATAGAAAGTTgccgttaaaaaaaaaaaaacaatgcatTGTCAAATTCTGAAATACAAACATCAAGGCCTTCTCACCACCTCAGCCAATTGGGAATCCGGTTGGATCGGGTTATATTCGAATTGAGTCAGATATAGATCGAGTTAAAAATTTGTTAATCTACAcctaacttgtttattaaataggtaatcTAATCCAATCCATATAACTTGTTTGCTAAGTAGGTTAGATCGGTTTACATAGATTAAACAGATTAAGTAGATTTTTAATAGGTTAAATGTATTTAAATGAGTAAATAGGTTAAGTAGGTTGTGTTAAATAGGATAGAAATGACTTAAGTAGATTCTAAACAGATTAAATGAGtcttaaacgggttaaacaggccGAGTTATGATTTTACCCAATTATTGAACAGGTCAAAAGGAGTTAATGGGTCAAAGGTTTAAACATAAATCGGATCAGTTAAAAACAAGGTTGACCAGTTTATTACTCGAATCTATTTATGCCAAACACAAACCCGCTTAAAGGAAACTAGGCCAATGGATCTAACCATAAATTGTCACCTCAAGccactacaagaaaaatatCAAGCTCCAAATGCCAACCCAACAAAGACTTTTAGAGACATACTGGACTCTTGAAAGCACTAGGATTCCAAAATGGGAGTATCAGATTACTTACAATAGAAAGGAGTTGGCATGGAATCTTTAATAACCTGGGACTTCAATTAAGAGTTGTTTGGTTGCCCGAAAATGGGCACTCAAAAGCCTTCCCTTGAAGTGGCTACTTCGGGCTATTTGGTTGCTCCTCGACAGCAAGAATCTTCCATTAAACTTTCTAAAATCTCAAGCTTGCGCAATCACTTTCTAAGCACTTAACTTCAAGTTTTCTAATTAGCTGCTTCCACATATCTGTACTCATACTTCTGATTTTGGCAACTAAGGTTTGCGCAATGTAACCACCAAAGTACAATTTGATGTCCAAGTAGAACTTCTCCTTGGTTCAGTGAATCATAACTATGAACACATCTCAATGACATTGAAGGAGGGTTTAAAGTTGCTCAAAGTGATCCACTTCAACTTCAGCCACTTTTGGGCAGCTAAGGCTATGTGTCCAAACCACTCATGGCCAGCTCAGATTACTAAATCAACAAGTTGAAACAAAGTTTAGAACTCGTCGCACAAATGAATCGTTCCtgaattaacaaaaaaatgagaaaatataTAGAAGCTCGAGCTAGCTCAATAAGAAGCTTCACTCAGATCTTGTTTGAGTCGAGCCAAGCACAGACAactcttttattaaattagtcAAGTTCAAGCAACCGGCTACTCAGCTCAgctcatttgcacccctatgGGCAACTAAATACCCCTACCCAAAGGTAATAATCTCTCTCTAAAGATATGAGATATGCTGAATCAAATAATACTAAAATcctttttcatttatcaatctcgGAAGGTAACAACAACAAGTTGTTACTCATTAATTCtatgagattaggtttttcaGAGGGAAGATTAATACTGAGAGGTTGGTTAAATAAAACAATAGAAGTTGGGGGTAAGAAGGTGCCAAATTTTGTGAACAGAGAGCACTTTCTCCAACACGAAATGGTTATGATGCATTTGAAATGCTTCCAGactgaaaattaaaatacttCCTAGTCTTGGAAGCTATTAGGTAAAAGATTAAAGGAGGAGAAAAAACAAAACTGAACTTCTTTAAGCTATATTCCATTGGATAATAGAAAAATATCACAGAAAAATTGTATGCTTGTCTAATTAGAACAAGTCGGTGATGTAGGTAAGGGGGGGAAGACTAACATCAGAGAAAAGAAAGGCtaatatttttcaagaaatcACAAGGTTTTCAGTAGGGGGAATAAAAGAAGGAACTTTCATAGGAAAGTGAAAATAGAACTCTCTGATTGCACTGTACCAGAGAACTCGCAAAAGAAATCTATATAatagaaaaaaagaacaaactCTATGTCTTGATAAGTGTAGATGTGTCCGAGCTAAACTTCCATAACAGGGCAGTTTCTTTTAACCATGCCAAAGGAAACAAATACAGGGAAAGTTCAGTTTTTTCCTAATCATTTGCAGAAACTTAAATAGAATttctggagaaaaaaaaaatacacttgGTGCCATAAACAAGCGCAGATGTTTGCAGTTATGAAACAAGTGCAGAAGTATCACACCCAGCGCAACTTTACACAATGAGATCTGATATTTATGTGATCATTACAGAATTCtgaggaaaaggaaaaggaatcaGATAAGACTGCAGAATTGTAAAGgcggcaaaaaaaagaaaaaaaaagggaatcaTATCTCATGGTTTGATATCAATGGACAGGTCAAATAAGACAAATATCGCACAAAATTCTAAAACGTTTAACTAGAACCTCTTCATTTTCCCAAGGTAGTATCCCTCTAGAAACTGAGTATTAGGTAATATTAATTACAGTATCGACCAATAAACTTTGGCTTTCCATCACTTGCATCACCTCTATTGCTCTCTAAGGTATGATGGCAACCTATACCGCAAACCTTTCCAGTTCTAGCCAATTAATCAGCAATCACATTACTTAGAAGTAGACATGAACCAAAATTCACAAAATGCTGACTTAATTGCACATAGTCTGGAAATAACGCCATCCACAACACTCTGTGGCATGATGGATCAAAGTTGATTCACATTTTTCTCCAAGTTTTCaatttttaagaaaggaaaCAGTACTAATTTTATGGAGAATCCAATGGCAACTATGACTCATACAtaacatgaaaattaaagagCAAGCACTGACACTTCTGAATTTGCTCCAAAATCAGCTGTCAATATCAATGACACGAACAAGAATTCATAAAGCAAAAGCTTCCCTCACAAATCTCTAAAATCAAAACAAATGGAACACAGAACTCTTGCTTGCCTCCTATCCAGACTACTTGGTGCCATTGGCTGCAACCTCTCCATCAACATGCAGAGGAACAGACTTTGCCTGAAATTAGAGATTGAAAGAAAGCAGATAATTAGTCAGAGGAGAACACAGCAAGTCTCTCAAGCATCAAGTAGACTCATCAATGAATGTCACTTACCAAGTTACGGTACTTGAGGGCATAGAACATCTCGAGGTAACGACGGGTCTCACGCCTATCCAGATTGGAGACATACTTCCAGAAGCCATAAACACCCGATAAGGTCATCAACCTCTCAGAATAGAGCTTCCAAGTGTACCTGcattgattcaaaagaagagcaCACAATAAAGAGATTAAATCTTGAATCTTCCATACAAGATCCATGAATTCATAAAAGAGTGTTGCTAAGAAAACATTATGCCTACTTCTCTTCGATACGCTGCAGCCCTCCTAGTGAGATTTTGGTCCAGTAGGTTGGGTCTTCCTTGCACTTCTCAAAGAAATTGACAAGCAGTTCAGAAGCCTTGTCTCCCTGGTAAGGATCAATGTGGAAGCCAGAAACCCCATGCACTATAATCTCCGCAGGTCCTCCATGACAAGTCGCAAATGTGGGCAGTCCACATGTCATGGATTCAACAACAGTAAGCCCAAAAGCTTCATAGAAGGCAGGCTAAGCAAAGGAAAACAAAGGGGAAAAAGTGAGTAAAATTGTCGTCTACCTGGTAATATTCTATCAAAAGTTAACAGAAGTATCATAATATTTGCTTTTAAGAAGATTAAAATACCTGCACGAAAGCTCCTTTGGTATCACAAATATACCGATAAAGCTCACCATTGCGAACCCGGTTCATCTGAGCAGAGATCCATCGGATGTGACCATCCAATTTGTACTGTTCAATGAGACTGTACATCTTCTTCATCTCTGCTTGTTCTTCAAGATCTTTGGATTCTTTTCCATGGTCTCCAGCCACCACCACGAGGTTGACCAGTTCCCTCAAACGGGGATTCCTGCCATACAACTCAACAAGACCAGTTATGTTCTTCACTCGGTCCAGCCTTGCCATTGAGAAGATAACAGGTTTGCTTCTGTCCTTCAAAACAAACCTGCAAGAACCTCAGAGTCGGTAACTGAATTGAACAATAACATAGCAAAAGAGAAGCAGGTGATACAGATAGGTTCTCACTTGTGGTCAGAATTCTCAACAGGACTGTAAAGCAGCTCCTCAATCTCTGGATGGAGGGAGGTGAGTCTTTTGTGCTCCTCTGTGTATGGGAAGTAGATGGACATGTCGGCTCCGGGAGACACAATGTTGAATTTTGGATCAAAGACATCAATTCCATGCACGACACGG
Coding sequences within it:
- the LOC120113285 gene encoding mitochondrial inner membrane protease subunit 1-like, giving the protein MAVGSRAVAWLAGAARRIGSVPWRNISAEAVDRTLLVVKAACFAHVINSYVVSLALVRGPSMLPTMNLTGDIIAVDRVTARWGTVAVGDVVLLRSPENPRKTVTKRVLGLEGDAVTYIVDPHKGDASKTLVVPKGYVWVQGDNIYDSRDSRQFGPVPYGLIQGRAFYRVWPPEGFGFIGQKVTSL